The Roseofilum casamattae BLCC-M143 genome includes the window CTAGTTTTTCCAGAGCGGCATATAAAATCAAGACCATATAGGGTAAAAAGCTATAGCTCATCCCAATGATGACGGCAGGCCATTCGTTGAGAAGGCTGAGGGGAGGAATCCCAAAAATGCCGATGATACTATTCAAAACTCCCGTGCGTCGCAGAATGGTAATCCAAGCATAGGAACGCAAGAGAGAAGACGTCCATAAGGGGAGGACAAAGCCCAATAAAATGAGATTTTGCCATCGTTTAGGAGCGCTCAGAGCAATCCAATAGGCGACTGGAAACCCGAGTAATAAGCAGATAATTGTAGTACCGATCGCAAAAAACAGCGATCGCCCGATCACTTGCAGATAAATCGGTTCAAAAACGCGCAAATAGTTCTCGAGTCCCGAAGGATTAACAATATCTCCGGGGCGAATATTGGGAACTAAACTTAACTCTAAAATAACTAAAGTGGGCAAGACCAGTAGTAGAAGCAACCACAGTCCTGCCGGGCCGAGGAGGACACCGGGGCCGAGCCAGTTGGACAAACGGCGATTGGTAGATGTAGGCATTTCAGTCACGGGTTCTTCAGGATCGAGAGTTGGTTTTGGCGGTGAGGTAGACATGAGACGCTGGTTATTGAGGATGTGGGCGCGCGATCGCTCTCCCGTCAAGGCTACCTTAACGCTAAAACTAAAGATGGCGAGATCGGAATACCCAATCTTGCGCTCTGACAGCCGATGAATGGCAGGAAGGCTATATAACCAGACTATTCCTTCTTCTCTAACCCGATTCTAGGTTGATAAAACAATAGTCGATCCATTCCTTCACTCAAGGCAGGGGGAGCGCCCCAGAGTTGCCGATACATGGTTAATATAACTTGTTCTGGGACCTGGCGATCGCGCTGTTGGTTGCGCTGAAGGCATTGGTGTAGAGGGGTACGCACCCAGATCCCGCAGATGAGCTGAAAGCCTAATTCTCGTCCTAATGCGATCGCCTCCTTACGGTTGGCGCGCTTCGCATTCGTCGCATCATAGATCGCTCCAGGAGAGTCTAAAAGCGCCGAGGACAGTTGCGATCGAATTTCACTCCAGATCGATCGCCAGTCTCCTTGCACCGCTTCATCGCCGAATAATTGAGCGCGAATGCGATCGCTAGAGACCCACCGGTAAGCCGGCCAAGCCTCTAGCAGTTGTCGAGCTAGAGTAGACTTTCCACTTCCGGGGAGGCCAATTAAGATAATTAGCTGACACGGAGCATTCATCCTCTGGCAGCCTCCCATGCGATCGCAGTCGTAACTAAATTATCGTTCCATCGGGAATTATCACGTTTTTAATAATCACCACCACACCACCGCGAATGTAGAAACCTTCCTCTTCTTTCTGCGCTTCTGTAACATGGTCTTTGTTGATAATTTGTACATTGCGACCGATGCGAGCATTCTTATCGATAATGGCGCCTCGGATCGTACTGCCTTCACCAATACCAACAGGAACTTTTCCTTGCTGAATGCCCGATTGACGCTCGGCAAAAGGTTCGTAGAAATCCGACCCCATCAGCATAGAATCTTGGACAATACAATTAGCTTCCACTCGCGATCGCACCCCCAATACCGAATGAGTAATCGTGCAATTTTTGAGGATACATCCTTCCGAGACAATCGACTCAGTTACTTTCGCATCCAACAGTTTGGAGGGAGGCAAGAAGCGAGAGCGCGTGTAAATCGGCGCCGCTTCATTGTAAAAACTAAACGGAGGAGTCGGCTGTTCCGTTAAGGCCAAGTTGGCATCATAAAAGGCTTTAATCGTTCCAATATCTTCCCAATAGTCATTAAACAGATAAGCTTGCACGCGATAGTTTTGTGCCGCAGCCGCAGGAATCACTTGTTTTCCAAAGTCTTTTTGGTCGGGGTTTTCGCTGAGCAACTTACTCATGACTTCTTTTTTAAAGACATAAATTCCCATTGAAGCGATATAAGGTTTCTTCTTCGCCTCTTCTGGAGATAACCCAAGAATGGTAGTATCCACAGCCATTTTCTTGAGATCGTCCCCTTTCGGTTTCTCGCTAAAGTCAATGATGCGTCCCGTCTCGTCGATTTTCATCAACCCAAAATCAGAGGCTCTCTCTTCATCAATGGGAACCACAGATAAGGTAATATCCGCGTTATTGTCGCGATGGCAGTGAATGAAGTCGCGATAGTCCATGCGATAGAGGTGATCCCCAGAAAGAATGAGATATTCATCTACATCCCACTCATCCATTAACCACAGATACTTGCGTACTGCGTCTGAGGTGCCTTCAAACCAACTGGTTTTATCCTCTGGGGTTTGTTGAGCGGCCAGAACTTCGACGAAGCCTTCCGAGAAACTGGAGAAGCTATAAGCGCGGGTGATATGGCGGTTGAGAGAAGCAGAATTAAATTGAGTCAGAACGTAGATTTTGAAAATCTCGGAGTTGACACAGTTACTAATGGGAATATCGATTAAGCGGTACTTACCCGCTAATGGCACGGCGGGTTTGGCCCGCAGCTTTGTTAACGGGTACAGCCGGGTTCCTGCACCTCCCCCTAAAACGATCCCTAAGACATTTTTCACGAAAAAACCCCTCTTATATCAAAAACTGATAGCGTTCCTAGTCCAGTGTCTGACTGAACTGGGAAGTTGGCAAGGGGGATCGCCAACAAGCTTCGGTTAAGACTAGGTTAGGGAGTGCTCTGTCCGAGTCGAGGCAGAAATAGCAGAGATAGCAGGAGAACGAACTCGGTTTAATGCTGGGTATTTTCCCGAGTTTCTTAATA containing:
- a CDS encoding glucose-1-phosphate adenylyltransferase: MKNVLGIVLGGGAGTRLYPLTKLRAKPAVPLAGKYRLIDIPISNCVNSEIFKIYVLTQFNSASLNRHITRAYSFSSFSEGFVEVLAAQQTPEDKTSWFEGTSDAVRKYLWLMDEWDVDEYLILSGDHLYRMDYRDFIHCHRDNNADITLSVVPIDEERASDFGLMKIDETGRIIDFSEKPKGDDLKKMAVDTTILGLSPEEAKKKPYIASMGIYVFKKEVMSKLLSENPDQKDFGKQVIPAAAAQNYRVQAYLFNDYWEDIGTIKAFYDANLALTEQPTPPFSFYNEAAPIYTRSRFLPPSKLLDAKVTESIVSEGCILKNCTITHSVLGVRSRVEANCIVQDSMLMGSDFYEPFAERQSGIQQGKVPVGIGEGSTIRGAIIDKNARIGRNVQIINKDHVTEAQKEEEGFYIRGGVVVIIKNVIIPDGTII
- a CDS encoding ABC transporter permease, coding for MSTSPPKPTLDPEEPVTEMPTSTNRRLSNWLGPGVLLGPAGLWLLLLLVLPTLVILELSLVPNIRPGDIVNPSGLENYLRVFEPIYLQVIGRSLFFAIGTTIICLLLGFPVAYWIALSAPKRWQNLILLGFVLPLWTSSLLRSYAWITILRRTGVLNSIIGIFGIPPLSLLNEWPAVIIGMSYSFLPYMVLILYAALEKLDRQLLEASADLGATPIQSFWKITVPQTFQGIAAGSLLVFITSLGDFVNPELLGGASSMTAARLIYNQFLGATQNWGFGSALSMVVILAVSLAIALLIKYGDPTPQA
- a CDS encoding AAA family ATPase, whose product is MNAPCQLIILIGLPGSGKSTLARQLLEAWPAYRWVSSDRIRAQLFGDEAVQGDWRSIWSEIRSQLSSALLDSPGAIYDATNAKRANRKEAIALGRELGFQLICGIWVRTPLHQCLQRNQQRDRQVPEQVILTMYRQLWGAPPALSEGMDRLLFYQPRIGLEKKE